The DNA region GTGGATGAataaaactctttaaaactaaaaaaataaataacatgggcctttaaaagaatatattaggTAGATGTAAGGAACTTCTTTCCCTCCAAGTGAAAGAAGTTctatcatttgaaaatatttgttatttaaaacaCAAAGAAGGGACCAACTGTCCTTCATTTGGGAACCAGAACACCTGTCTTTCCCTTCCCTCTTACCAGCCTGAAAAGGTTCACAAACCTGTTATGCGAGCTCCAGGTTCAAACTGTAGATATTTCTGCTCCCACATATCTTCCAAATCCTGCACCAACAATACTTCCTGTTCATCACTGTCATCATAGAGGTCAGCTTTCTTCCTTGCCAGTCGTTGGGCTTCATCCAAAGCACGAAGCTCATGGTCTGAATATAGACTTTTCTCTACCTCAATCTGGAAAAATTAAaaggacaacaacaacaacaacaaaaaaatcagaaaaaataaaagttatagcACACTCAAAAGGCTTAGAAGTTTCCCACCCAACATAACCAGACATATAATCAAAACACCACAGAGagaaaacagcaaagaaaaaatGGTCACCTGCTCTTCGGGCTTGAGTTACATTTGTCAAAATGGCAGAACGAGATTGCGGATCAAGCCTGCTACAAAGAATAGAGCCAGTCATTGCCTTTGCCAGGCTCCAGCCACGTCAGTCTTTAATCAGAATCTCACTTGCCAAGGACTTTCCTCcctcatggactttacagatgctGTTCCTTCTTAGAATGTTTTTCCTCACATTCTTCTAGATTTCTACACATCCTTCAGATCTCAATTTAAATATCAATTTCTTGGAGAGATATTCCTTGACACCTCCCACAAAATCAAAATTAGGTTTCCCAGTTAAATACTCTTCCAgtgaaatgagtttatatggctacgagtttctaaaaaagagtctggaggctggcagaaggattgccctcatgcacaactgagcagagtcagagagacagataaagcagatacaacccccagatattggttcctttgaaggctaaagagacccatgagagttatggccatggccgatggggttaactaccagggcagatggcccctctttggaaatggtgtttatgtgtgatgaatctggactcagatgggatctcccttcataagactttcatgctaatgtgctggaggtgcagttaacgttgggatttaagatatatttaggggatttgaatctctggactgacaatgtgatagccaggtcctgaagctcaacagactccagcacctacaatctgatttattggacttaccacactcagctaagatggagttgaagaaggacaatcaccacaccatggagcctagagtgattacaactgaaaatgggaggattgcatccagcatccatgtggaatttgagcctcctcttgacatagaggtgcaatggacacaaccaatccaatgtccacatagaaaaggtggtattggattgagaaaagtggacatggttgacgatgggtatggggaaaggcaggaagagatgagaggtggaggtgtctttgggacatggagctgccctggatggtgcttcagaggcaattaccggacattgtaaatcctcacagggcccactggatggaatgggggagagtatgggccatgatgtggaccattgactatgaggtgcagaggtgcccaaagatgtacttaccaaatccaatggatgtgtcatgatgatgggaacgagtgttgttggggggggagagggggggtgggggagcggggttgaatgggacctcacatatatatttttgatgtaatattattacaaagtcaataaaaaaaaaaatcattcaaaccATGCCCtataattctataaatatttttctaccaaaaaaaaaaaaaaatactcttccAGTGTATTTTCCTTTACAACACTTACAAGAGTCTGCAATTATGTAACCTGGTTATTGAGTAGCCACTTTCAGTAGACTGAAGTTTCCTGAGAACCAGAATTATGTCTGTCTTATTCACCACTGCATTCCTAGCACTTAGCGTCTGATATGTGGTAGgtactcaatgaatatttgtagagtaagtgaataagtgaatgaatagacCAAGTAAAAAGCATAGAAGAGAAATCTACTGCTCAGTAACCAAAACAAAAGCATCTCAGATCTTGGGGAAACATAACACCCTTCAAACACTGTCTATGAGAACTGAAGACCCTCACAGCCACTGCAGCCAGTTTTTTCCCCAGGATTCCTCACTTGCTCCTCACACAAATAGTCTGGTGAGGCGAAGTAAGGTAAGCTTTATCAAAGACGTCTTATATAATGTGCCCACTACATTGTGTACTCCCTTTTTCCTATCACTCATCCCATCACAAAGACTTTCTCCTCTCCAGATCCCTATAAGAAAAGGGTCCGTTTGTTAACCATTGCATCCCCTAGTATGttgaatgaaaaaggaaaagatcatCTTCAAGGAGTTGCCCAAGGTGACAACAGAGAAAAACAATAAGGAAACTACATTGTGTTGAACGACTATTATTTACCACACCAATTCATTCAGGAACTTGAGTTACATTTACCAAAACGTTAGCAATGTTAGTGTTACAGTTTCCCTCTTACAAGGGTTGCAATGATTAACAGGacataaggctgtgactccattccTTCCAGACccctgcattccaagaataccctacctccAAACCCACCACCCCCAAGCCATGCACAAGAAGAACTCACTTTTACAGCCCCTTGTTAACCAGAGGCTATACTCAGACTCTAACCCCCTCCCCTCCAACTAACGTTTTCCCgtctattgatgtactgtataaattcacatctgcaccttccacaagctgactgaagtctctcttcagacctccACCATGCTAGTGGGGggctgaagtctaatcttcagaccCTCTTCGCTggaagagcttcccaataaacttctgCCTGCCTGCAATCCTCAGTCTCCGCGTGCCAGCGAGTGCCATTTTTCCTCTAACAGGTACCATTACCCCTATTCTACAGATAAAATTACTGACTCCggagaaaggaaaaaacttgCCCGAGAGCACAGAGACTAGTCGGTGCTGAAGGTAGACTCGAACCCTGGCCCGCGCGTTTTACTGTTTCCCCCTGTCCCCTGAAGCCCCCGCCTGCACCTGAATCCTACCTGCTGCAGCAGTGCCGCCACATCCTCCTGCAACGGGGTCAGCGGCTTCGAGACTAGCGGTGTCCGCTGCAGGCACAGCGCGCCCCACAGACGCCAAGGGGACCCGCTGCTCGATGGTGCGGCCGCGAAGGCCAGGCTGCGTGAACCCAGGGAATCAGCCGAGTACTCCTTGAACAGCCGACAGCCCCGCACCACCCTTAAAAGAGCCCTCCTTGTGGGCACCGCCATTTTCCTATCCTTCCCACAACATACCGCGGCTCCCAGCCGGATTCTCGGCCAACCCCACGTTCCCACAAGGCAGCGCGGGAGCGGGATGAAAGGGAGGGGCGGTCAGTCTCCATAGCTATTAGAACAAACCATTATAACATGGAGGGGCGGACGAAGATTTTATCATGTTAAcgacattttttaaaaggcaaaaattcTAAGACGAAACTCAAAAGAAAGTTTTTATATCAATTAAGTGGGAATAAGTATCTCTAAGTGGTTTTTTATGGAGAGGTCAGATAATTTTTTACTCTGTCCCCTCCTCCACAGGCACTATGGTGCTGGCTACCCTACATCTATGCTGGCCCCCAGACGGGAGCCGGCTGGGGTCAGTTCCTGACATGCAGGCCGTGAGGAAGGCAGGCTCTTGTCTTTTAAGATCATGGGTTTGCCCACGAACTATCAGGTAAGAATGATTGCCCTTCCGAGCCTGCAACCACTCCCAAGACTATGCTCCTGCCCTTGTCGTGAGCCACCTGGACACCGGCGGCCTTAGGCCACCTCCCCGAGCGCTGTTTCTTCGCAGGGTTCCGGCCCAGACTGTCCACACCGGTACACAGCAGCTGCAGGACGCGGCGGCGAAGCAGGAAGTTGAAAAGGAGCCGGTGGCTCCGAATCGCAGTAGCTTCAGGTAATGACCGCTTAGCTAACACTTGGGAGACCAGCACCCTGTGACTCTGACCCGCCTCCCTCCTGAGACAGGAGAACAGGTGAATTCCCAACCCGGCCACCTGCCATCATTTGACCTTATATGCTTAACATCTGAGCCGCAGTTGAAAGTGGGGATAATAGCGAACGaggttattgtgagaattaaatgagatgcgCCCTGGGATAAAATAGGTTCACAatgaacatttgttgaataaatgagtgtATGTCGGATGTGTATTGTAATAAGTATCAGCTTTCCTTCCTTCTAGGTTGAAAATTATGGCAGACTAACAGCCTTCCCTACCTCGGACACAGAGTTGGGGTGGATTGGGGTGGAGCTTGGCTAGACTTTGGAACAGATTATTGTGGAATTCTTAGAGTTGATGCAAAGTCTAGGGTGGCTTTTTGTGCTCAACCCTTGGGACTAGCACTTTACcgcccaccactaccaccacctctATGTGCTAGCcgtattttacatttatttaacaaacactgagaacctactatgtgccaggcactaggaTTACAAATAGGAAAGATCATTCCTGGCTATAAGTAGTTCACAGTCTACCAGGGAAGACAAACGTGCAAACGATTATTCCATAATCTGATTAATAGTATTGTGGACATAAGAAGTGAGATTTGGAACATGAAAGAATGAGTATCTCATTTCTGAGGAAATCAGGCAGAACTGTAGGGAAGACGGCAAGGAGCTAAGAGTGAAATTGAATGGGTGTTTGCCTGAACAAGATGAAAGGGGTCATTTCAGGCAAAGCTAATAGACTGGGTCAAGGTGTGTGGTCtgaaagaacatgttttctggtaACTATGTGTAATTCTCAGAGTAAGCAGTGGGGCACTGGTGCAGATGAGGCCAGCAAAACAGGAAGGAATCAGAATCCTTGTCTTTCACACAGTTCCCTACAGTGGTGAACTGCTGAAGGAATTTAAACCAAGATTCTGTTGCAGTCATTCACTCACCAGTACCAGGCACTCTTCAAGGTACTGGGAATACATCAGTGACCAAACAAAAAGCCCTGCCTTTGTAGAACTTAGATTCTAGCAGGGGTAGGATCTAGCAGGGGTAGAAAACAAGtaaaacacagaaaagagcaGATGATATGCATTTGTCTAGTGTTtataaggaacagaaagaagtcCAGTGTGGAGTGAGGGGTAAAAACAGTaggaggggaagcggacttggcccaatggataaggcacccgcctaccacatgggaagtcctcggttcaaatcccagacctccttgacccgtgtggagctggcccacgcgcagtgctgatgcgcgcaaggagtgccttgccactcgGGTGtcacccacgtaggggaaccccacatgcaaggagtgcactccgtaaggagagccgcccagcgcaaaagaaagttcagcctgcccaagaatggcgctgcacacatggagagctgacgcagcaagatgatgcaaagaaaaaaaaaaagaaaagaaacaaacacagattccccgtgccactgataaggataggatagaagcagtcacagaagaacacagagtgaatggacagagagagcagacaattggggggagggggtagaaggggaggggaaaacaaaaactgtaggaGATGGAGGGGGTGTCGGAGAGAGCACAGCAGGCAGCACATTCCATAGGGCCTCATACACAATTGTAAGGACTTCAGCTTCTACTCTGAGTGAGGTGGGAAGCCACTGGGGAGTTTTGTgtagagcagtggttcttaacgttttttgttccacagacccctttgccagtcaggtgaaatgaatactactgtaatttatttacagCATACCTtcttaagtgaaggaaatgctagatttcatttaaaggtcaaagaaaataaagatggatctgtgacccctggttaagaacccctggagtAGAGGGTTGATAGGTTGCTTAAAACAGCCCCTTTGGCTGCTGTGTTAAACTTTAAAGGAGCAAGGACAGAAACTGGGAGAAGTCTTAAGCAGTCAGAAGATtattgaaataatccagacaagAAACGACAGTGGCTTAGACCAGGGTGGTAGCTGTGGATGTTGTACAAACGATCAGACTAATACATTGTGAACTTAGAGCCAATGGGATTTAAGGATtatgtgagaaaagaggagaaggaagactcTGAATTTGGATTTGGTTGGGTTAAATTCAGGATGCTTAATTAACATTAACATCCAAGTGGAGATACAAGGTAGGCTATTAGAAATGGAGTTCAAGGCTAGAGATATACATTTGGGAAACCTCATTAAATAGATGATATTTAATATCATGAGGCTGGATGAGATTATCAAGACAGTACGTGTAAATCAAGAGAAGAGGTCCACGGACTGAACTCTGAAGATTTCCAACATTTAGAGATCCAGGAGATGAGTGAGAACTAGcaaaagagacaaggaagaaacctccagagaagcagaaagaaagccaggtgaaatttttaatagttttaaggAGGAGAGAGATCAGCTATATCGAATGAGCCTGGTAGGTTGGCTGAGaattgctcattatatttaacAATGTAGAATTGGTTGGTGACCCTGACAAAAACAATTTTGGTGGAATGATGGGGTCTATAAGTCTGATTAGAGCTGAGAAAGACTAGAGAAAGGGAGGAACGGAAGTACAGGCAGGTCCTTAAAGGGGTTTTGTTGTAAGGGAGAATAAAGAAATAGGGAAGAAGCTTAACAAGAGGAGGTTTTGTTTGGAGGATGGGAAATAAAAGCATGTCTGTTTGCCAGTGGGAACGATGCAGTAGAGAGGGGAAAGAATGATGATGGTCAGGGTGGGAACTGCTGGAGTGATGGCCTTGAGAGCGACAGAGCACAGGCAGCACCAGTTGTAAGAGGAGAGAAGGCAAAAAAATGGTGGGCACAGATGTTTGGTAGTGGAAGAAATTCTGATTCCTTCTATTTTCTCTGTGAAGGTCATCAGCTGGCATTGAGAAAGCAGGAAGGAGGTAGAGGtttgagaagacagaaagaaagcatAAAATAGTTCTCTAGGAGAATGGGAGGATAAATGAATGAGGGAGATGCAGTGTGATTACCAGACAGTACTGTGAACCTACTTGATATTAGAAGTCATTaaagaagcagctgtggctcaagcaattgagctcctgtttaccatatggaggatctgggttcaatcccccagacctcctgataaaaaagaaagaagaaaaaaaaggtgcCCCAGACCTACAGCTTGCGGTGAGGCACAGACCCCCGCATGGACAATGTCACaaccagatagggaaaaaaagccattaaaatagagcagaggttctcaaccaggggtggTTTTGTCCCCCAGAGTACTTTTAGCAACGTCTGGACCAGAcattttttggttgtcacagtggGGTGGGGATGCTACTTGCATCTAATCAGTGGAAGCCAGGGGTGCTGCTAAACACCCCACAATGTACAGACAGCCCCCTACAAccaagaattatccagcccaaaatgtcagtGGTGCTGGAATTGAGAAACACTGCACTAGAGACCAGTCGGCATGACTGTGTTCTCTAGCCAGCTGTGCAGGCACAAGCACAGAGTGGCTGGGGAGTTGGCCTTAATCAGGTTCAGGGTTTCCTAGTAGAGTACAGTGAAGGAAGAGGGGCAGAGAATCGAGAGCATGATGCTAATACTGACTGCAGTTTCCTCTAGGTGAGAAGTGGCTATGAGGGGTGTGATGGGGAGTAAATAGGTGGTAGAATCATGGGGTTGAAGAGACCTGGAGTGAGGGAAGTAGAGGGAGTGGGTGGATGTGCCAGAAGGTGATGGCCACAGAGTATGTTACTTGAAAGCAAGATTATGAGGGGCTTTCAGGTGATGGCAATGACCAGGGATAGGTGTGACCACAGAGTCAGTAGGTAAGGTAGGATAGAGGGCATAGGATCATTAGAGGAAAGGAGGGCAAGAAACAGCAGCCAAGGGGTTCGACTCTTACTGGTAACACCAACAGTTATGGCAGGAGTAGTGCTAAGTGACAGCGAGCCAGGAGCTATGATCTTTGCATTTTCCTGCATTCgttgcattttaaaaagttttctctagCAGCAATTAGAAAATGGGTTGAAGACCCCATGAGGCAAAATCTTCTTTACTTGGAAGTAGAACTACAGCTTAGCCATTCCAGATTCTGACATCTGCCACATTTATGTCAGGATCAAGTTTCAGTCAGTTTGTCCAAGCTCAGAAAATTCTGATGCTTAAAGTGCATGAACAGCAGTCAGCCCTCCTTTTTAGACCCTCAGCAGTAGAAGAGAGCAACTATTTCCAGTCCTCCTCAGCTGTCTGGAAGAGGTGCAGTGTTTCCTGGCCTCTGTCTCCATTTCCTGGTGTGAGGATGGGGATGGAGAGGCGGCAGGCCAGTGCAGAAAGCTTGGTCGTTCCTTTCCCTCCGCTTTCTTGGGTGAACTACTTGTTCCTTCATACATTGGACCTGGGAGGTTTAAAGGCTTGTTCTCTTCTGTGCCTTCATTTAAATGGTTCAAACCCCAAATCCTTCCTAGTTGAAATGCTTTGTTATATTAAATAAAAGGCATTATACTGGTTAGGTGCAGATTTTAGTGGGTTTAAGTTTTTTGACCCCAGGCCAATAGGGGAAATTGTCAATGGGGGAATGATAATTTTAAATCTGAATGTCATCTGAGACTCGACTCATCCACTTTCCACCTGGGCTTATAGGTTGGTAAGCCAGCAACCTGCTGAGGTTCTAAATCATCTCAAAGATCAGGCCTGGCAGGAGAGCATATTTTGTATACTCTGTGTTATTGTTGCCTCTGTTTTGTATGCCTCTGTGTTATTGTTGTGGTTTTTTAATACCTTTAGGGAagcaggcagggctgggaggcAGATAGGGGTGTGTTTTCTAAAACAGAATTTGTTGTATTGCAGGTGGCTGTGTGGGGTACAAGCATGAACTGTGTACAGCTATTTTTATACTTCAGTAGTGGAGTTGAGTAGTTGTAACAGAATCCATAAGGCtggcaaagtctaaaatatttactttctggcccattccagaaaaaagaaaaagtctgcTTATCCTTATTCTAGGGGATACTGGATTTTTTTATAGTAATGACATTATgagtattaaaattattttgttttgttccctATAAAGTAGGGAGTCAAGATAATGTCTGTAATTGGTGAAACAAGAAATAGCTGTAtgactatatttttaaatgtacaaaaagAGTAACCTATAAAGTGCATGaaaattgtgatatgattttacTTGAAGGGACAAGGAAAGGTGGAGAGTGTGAATTAAATTCTCTTCTCAAGGACaatttgaaataaaacatttgttcTAATTGCAGCATTTACCCTCCACTTCCAGGAGAGGAGGGCTCTCTGAGGTGGGCAGGAAAGAAATTTGAGGAGATCCCAATTGCACACATTAAAGCAACCTACAACAAGTAAGCGGGAAGCACCTGTGCAGGTCTAGGGTGGGCGTCTTTCCCCTTTACGAGGGAGGTCAAGGTTGGCCCTGGATACCTAGTCGGGTGGATGTCAGCTGCTGTGTTCTGTGTGATGGTTTTAATGCAGAAATCCCTCAGGCTTACTCTGGCTTCAGAAAACCACCTTCTGCCTTTATAAAGTTTATTCCAATTTAAAGCAAATATGAAATAGTTTGGAAGTATCATAGTTATAAGATTCCTTTGTTTTCCTGGTCCTGCTCAAGAACTGGAGAGTGCATTTTAGGGCCAAATGATCCCATCATGGAAGTATTATTCAGTATTGCCATGTACTAAGCACTGGGGACAGGGGATGGGTGATCTGTAGGTAAGATGAgagctgactttaaaatatatgatttatTAACTCACCAGAATGTAAACCTTCAAACAAATGCTGTCCCTTTGAAGGACTCAACTTGGGCCACTTGCTCTGGTCTCTGCCTTGTAAGGCCAAAAGTGAGTGATGTGTTTACACTGATGAGATGAGTGTCCTTGCATGGCTCAAAACAGGCACTGAGAGCATTCCCAACTGTGTGTTGGCAGTGGGAGCCAAGCTGACAGTGACCACTTTGCAGATCAGCCCCCACTTGGAGATGGGATCAGGGTTTGGTCACAGCCTGTCCGTGAAGCAGTTTAGGGAACAGCACAGGACTGTGGTCTCAGGTTAGAATGTATGGCAAGGATGAAATGCCACAGGAATTCAAAGAACATTTACCTGATAAGCTCAATATGAAAGCAActgaatttcttttgctttcccACTCAGGCTGGTAAAGACAGTTTCgctgtcttttctttccttgaaCAGTTGTTAAATcccacttctctccccttcctttcccagCACACATATCCAGGTTGTCTCTGCCACCAACCAGCCACTTTCCCACGCTTCCTGTGGCACGGAGGGGTTCCGGAATGCTAAGAAGGGCACGGGCGTTGCCGCGCAAACAGCAGGCATAGCTGCAGCTGCGGTGAGTGTGTGTACGGTCCAGGTCACTCTGGCATGTCCCGCTTTCTACATGGTCATCACTGTAAAGGATTCTCTTTAATTAGCCGTTCAGAGGCAATGGGGTATATGCCGGCCCTGCTTAGATTCCCAGACATTGGGGGCGGTTCGAAGAGGTGTGCGTGAaaagtttcctcttttctcttccttgccaCTGCATTAGATGTGAAACACTTGTTTGGTTCATTCTAAGAGCGGTAAGAGCTCAGGTACTATGTTTCCAGGAGCTGCTTGAAATGGAGAGTTTGTGACTTGCTCAGAGCCTCACAGCCTGTCCATGCCCAGCTGAACCCAGCTCAGTCAGGGACCAAAACCTCTGCACTTTGTCTTGTAGTACAGATCTTAAAAATGTTCATACTATGTCAAAGTATTTTTTGAGGGAAACCTTGACTGTCACACAAAGCTCAGAGCCCAAAAACATTCATTACTATGTATTCACAATGATCAAAAATTGAAATGTACTAAATGTACAACAGCGGGCAGattacaattaaaaagaaatgtatcAGTGTTAACTGTGCCTTCTGCATGGTGGGTTACGAGTGGCCTGTGTATTTTCAGACTTCTCATAAGGAATTGCCTTTATAATTAAGAAAGGAAACTTTAACTGTAACTGAAGATGAAAAATGGCAAGAGAACACCGTTCTCTTATCATTTTAAGTAGGTATTTGGGCTCATCCTTGACGTCCAGGGCATCCCCCTCATGGTCTGGAATTCTGCATTTATCCGCCTGGAAAACATCTGAGCAATATTTAGAAATCTCCATTAGGTGGCAGTGCTGTCGTGAACTCTCAGGGATCCCAGTCTGCTTTAATGCTCTGACTTCTCAAGTTCTGTGACCATCTGCCTTTGCCTCCTCCCTGTTAATGTATGTCCATATAGGTGCCATTTCCTGCTGCTCCAGGTGGCAGCAGCAAGAGATGTGGATGTAGGGGTTCTCTCTCTGGGTACTAACCACCTGCTGCTTCTCTCCAGAGAGCTACAGGGAAGGGTGTGACCCACGTCCGTGTTGTGGTGAAAGGTCTGGGGCCAGGGCGCTTGGTAAGTGACCGTGATCCTCCTCAGTGTGTGTGCTTCTTCTTGAGTTAGTGAGAGAAATGGGCTTTGagcacagagaagggagagaatggaaaaggccCCTGTAGTGTATTTCCGTGATGGCTTGAACTTCCTTTTTGTGTTGTTCCTGTAATCTATATACGCAGATTGCTGCTTAGTCCAATTCATCAGACCCCCACTGAgtacctgctctgtgccaggcattgggATGGGAAAGATGGTCTTTGGAGACATCACAGATGGGTCCTGCAGTGTAGACCAGTGGTTGCAGCACTAAAGCATGTGCCCAGAGTGCATGAGAGCTCACACAAGAAGTCTTGAGCCAGCAGGGAGGTCAAGAGACCTTCCCCACAGAAGCAAGGTATTAGCCAGGGACGAGAGGAGGAGAGCACATTCCAGACTGAGGAGACAGCATAGGTAAAGCTAGGAAGATGGCGatgcttactctgtgccagggtTTACAGGTAGCTTTGGTTCCTGGATTGGAAAGCAGCATTGTAGAAGACCTTGGTGAGAGGAGAATAGGATTgggattgtaggtgctggagccAGCGAGCCTCCTTGACTCCCTCATCCCCCtgtcccccaacccacccccacccctctccacaCCTGGGATCAGGCCATTCTGTTCTCTGCTCCTTCCAGTCTGCCATCAAGGGATTGACCATGGGGGGCCTGGAAGTGATCTCAATCACAGACAACACACCCATCCCACACAATGGCTGCCGGCCCAGGAAGGCTCGGAGACTGTGATGGAAAAGAAGCCTGCACATGAACCTCAGCTCAAGCCTCTCACTCTGTGAACTGTCACCCAGAAGAGGGCTTGTTGGAGATCAGCTCAGGCAGCAAGGAGAGAGCAGAGGGTAGCCTTTGCTTATCCTTTGACTCGAGATTGGCATGTTCCAGGAGTGAGGCTGGGCCGCTCTTGGACAGGAGTTGGGGCTGCAGCGGCCTCTGTGTCCTGGACTCACAGCAAGTAAATGCTACCTCTGCTCAGAAAACAATAAAGGATATCTCTCTTATCTGTTGCAGTGTATGTGTGTTTTATGCTTTCAGAGTTGCATACAGTAATTCCCACTTCCTCCCGCTACACAGATTGTGAATTGAAGTGAGACCCTAGGTGGAAGGGTTAAAATATAAATGGGAGTTGCTTTACCAGACACTTTCCTctgatttcagttattgtgaAACCAAGGTTTCACCAGAGCTTATCATAGCAACTTTTCTTATTAACAACTTATAATTTGGCCCAAATTGAGAGCATTTTACCTCCTACTACTGGTGCCTTTTAGGCTTAGAAGATGTCATTGTGTATTGTTAGCGAGCGTATTTGAAGTTACTTCAGACATTGCAGAATTGCCTGTACTTCACCTGTTCTAAGAGTAGACCACAAGAGAGTCCCCATGGTGAAA from Dasypus novemcinctus isolate mDasNov1 chromosome 3, mDasNov1.1.hap2, whole genome shotgun sequence includes:
- the MRPS11 gene encoding small ribosomal subunit protein uS11m isoform X2, whose translation is MVLATLHLCWPPDGSRLGSVPDMQAVRKAGSCLLRSWVCPRTISIYPPLPGEEGSLRWAGKKFEEIPIAHIKATYNNTHIQVVSATNQPLSHASCGTEGFRNAKKGTGVAAQTAGIAAAARATGKGVTHVRVVVKGLGPGRLSAIKGLTMGGLEVISITDNTPIPHNGCRPRKARRL
- the MRPS11 gene encoding small ribosomal subunit protein uS11m isoform X1 is translated as MVLATLHLCWPPDGSRLGSVPDMQAVRKAGSCLLRSWVCPRTIRVPAQTVHTGTQQLQDAAAKQEVEKEPVAPNRSSFSIYPPLPGEEGSLRWAGKKFEEIPIAHIKATYNNTHIQVVSATNQPLSHASCGTEGFRNAKKGTGVAAQTAGIAAAARATGKGVTHVRVVVKGLGPGRLSAIKGLTMGGLEVISITDNTPIPHNGCRPRKARRL